GCTCAGAAAATAACCATGAGAAAAAGATACGAACTTACTTAATTGGAGAAAAAGACACgtcattgtttcttttatctttcctataatgtgaaagaaaacaacacaatAGGTTCACAGTAGAATTCAATGGAATTTATATGAGATTTCTTATCTGTTTCCTGTGCCTGTTGAGaacaatttctttaaaagtatctttttctgtgaaaaaacccccacagaCTCCTGAGGTAAACTTCTACacctggaattaaaaaaaaaaaaccaacaaacttcATCCTTCTTTTGGTGATGTGCAACAGGACTGCCTCTTTCTGTTGGAACCAGAGTGCAAAGCCTGGACACTAAGCACATATTTTGGTGGAAGATGCACATCTGAGAAAACTGCACCATTAACTGATATCTCAGGAGAACTGTTACTATTTCAGATCCCTAGAGGAAGTGTTCAACAACAACGTGTCAGTCATTCAGTAGTGGCTGAATGAAAAGAAACGTTGTTATCTTTAAAGGAAGCTCTTCCCATGGTTGTACACAGCTATTGGACACAACTGCAAAAATAACAACATTTAATTAAAGCAGCTAAGAAAACTGGACTAAGGGCCCTAGGGCTAACTCCACAGAAAGGATGTACTACATGGtcagaagcaggaaaaagcCTTTGTGTGCTTTTACACACCAGATTATCTGAACAAGACTGAAAACTGAGAGACCAGCTCAAACTCATCAGCTTCTGGAAATTCCAGAATAGAAGTTTCATGTGACAGACCACCAAGCAAGTAAAAATGACTGATGGgtaatttaaaatcaaaccaTCTAAGGTGCAATTACACCCAATTACTTTTAGCACAATAATTTGAGATGTTTGCTCACTTGTGACTGAATGACTTATCACTATTCATgaatggtgaggcactggcacatgtttcccagagaagttgtggatgccccatccctggcagtattcaaggccaggttggatgaaggtctgagcaacctgggatagtgggaggtgcccctgcccatggcaggggagttggaactgGACGATcctgaaggtcccttccaacccaagccattccatgattctataattctgttttatgaattaaaattaattttgtttagcTCTTATTAACTTATTAGTTTGTAACTATGGGCttaaatgaagtttttaaaCAAGTGGTTTGATACTTAAAATCTAATCTGTAAcataaaaacaacattttaatacaacatattttaaaatgtcttgaCAGACATGTATCATGACAGATAGTCCTTTTAGGAGAAAGATACTAAAGTGAAACTGGTGCTCCTCAACACAACCAATACAACAACAAACACACATtaccttctccttctccagaaTATGAACCCCCCTATAGCGACTACAGCAAAGATAGCCAAGAGGCATCCAATAACCACTCCAGCAACAACACCTGATAAAAGAGAAGtagtatttaataattttcctcttcAGTAACTTCTAACTGAATCAACATGCTACAGCAGAACCTTGCAAATGACTAGCCAAGCATGCTCCACTCCACTAAAAAAAACTTGTCTTTACTGTCTTTTGGCAGTACCAGTATTGAAACCTCATTAAGCATAAGAACCagaaacttttaaattaatataaaattggGATCAAAGGACTGGTATCTATATTCCAATACACCTGCTTCTAGTTCAACATAACTGTGAGACCATCAGTTGCTATTTGCCACTTGTTGCTTGACCAAAGTCTCACTGTGTCCTCCAATCCCTTTCAGCAGCCATGAGTAGCACGGCTTCTGGCTACTCATGCAGTGAAATCTCACATGGAAAAAAGGGATCACCCAAAGACCTAGTAAAGTATGAATTTACAGAGAAGTGCTGCTGCAAAGCTAGGAACCAACAGGTGTTTTGGTATTATGAAACTTGCCATAATTAAGGAATCTCCACATGCTGTGTATGTGCCAAGCCACCAATGCTATAGTTATTTGACATTTACTATACCTGGATCATGGGGTAGTAAAACCGGTTCAGAACAGGGTGAAAATGATACATAACTATCTTCCCCCTCAATTATGTTGGCCACAAAGGTTATATTAGTGAAACCTGCAACACATGCCCTGTTGAAAAGGAaggtataagaaaaaaaaaaaaaacaaacacaaaaacaggTACATTACAGGGTTTTAACAGCCTTTAGCAAGATCTTTAATCTTTCCATTAGTTTATCTCCCAGATTTCAACAGCAGAAAACATAACAATAGAGTGGTTTGAAATAAATACCTGTATGAACGAAGAGGGAACAATGGCCCATTTTCGTAGCCATACATTGTGTTTCCCTTGCCTACATTAATGATGTTTTTACCATTCTGAGAACGGGAAGAATGGGATTCTGCTGGCTCTGTTTTTATGACATATGTAACATAAGCAGTTGTCTTCTTCTTCTTGAAATCTTTGTATGTATTGTTCAATTTAGACTTCAAAGACTCAGAAccttcaggaaaaaacaagaaCATGGATATAATTCATTCCCTGGTTTTGTATCAACTGGCACAGTGGTTGAGTTGGTCACATTAACCACAGCTGTCATTCCTCCACAAGTACAGCCTAAAATGAAAGGCTGAGAGCGACAGATAATCTCAGAAACCTCTTCTACTGCAGTGCAATCTACTCCACTACCTCTCCCCAGTGTTATTTGTTTTAACTTGCTATTGGTTTTACTTCTACCGTGTATAGTAGAGCTTCTGAATAAAGGTACATGAGTGTTGGAATCAGGTATCCCTGTGGACAGACTTCACCAGCCAAGTCAACTATACCCACACATGTTCTATCAATTCTTGTATGTAgagaataaaatgcaaatggTGTAGAAAAAATCCACCAGTATTTGTGCTATCCAAACAGCATCAGGCCTCATTTAGGGTGACACTGAACTTGTTCTGACCTTGTTCCATCCTACAAGAAGTCTCACACCTAAACTGTAGGAGATGAAAGAGgtaatttctgcctttccttgACATAGACAAGCACTGGACAAAATAATGGCCAGAACCGTTTCCCCTTCAGAAGATTAAGAACAGGTTACCACAGTGAGCAGTGACCAACAGGACAGATTTGCAGAACAGCACCAATTGACAGTGTCTGTTCTCAGAGCAGATGAATCCTAGAACCTTGAGGCAATTATACAGTTGAGGTACATGTAACCTAAGAGGTAATAAACTCGACTTACCAGTTGTCCCAACAACCCAAGAGCAAGCCAATTAGCAAATCTTCCCAGTGTTGAGGGAGGATGAACAATCTCTCTCACTGGACAGAAGTTTTCTCTCTACTGACTTGTAGCCTTTACAAAGCTAACAGGTCCTTCTAAAAGTGGGTATAATACTGAATTGACCTTTAAAAATGAGAAGCCTTGCAGGAGGCTCTGAAAGGTGGAAAAGGTCTGGTAAGTTTTCTAGAGCTGTGCAGACAACAGGTGATCTACCACCAGCAGCAAAGCTCTCCTCAATTGtacttctgcagcagcagggtgcaTGACAACTGTTCTAAAGCACTAATTTGGTCTCAGTAAAGGCAGATGAGGTTGCAATTAACTCAGCTGCCTAGAAATGGGTGTTCAATAGTACCCAAGATACATTATGCTCTGTCTTGTCCCTAGTTTCCATTCCAACAGGATGTACATCCCTGGTTATATCCGCTCCTTGTAGATGCCTCGAATACCACCCTATGACATTTCAAATAGTCTTAGACACCATTTCTTACACAACAGAATTAAGTCCCCTCTGTCTATCCTAAAGGTAACCATGACTGGTTTAGAGAAACATCTCAAGAATATTTATGCTACTTCAACAACAAAGCTGAAGAGAAGCTTGGCTGTAAGGTTGTCTTCTGATCCCATCAAAGCACTCACTCTACATTACAAATGTGGGCAACCTTACTCCCTTATTTCTCTCAGTCACATCCTACAAGTTCCTCCTTGAATaccttccaatccaaaccacaCAGAAGAATGCATCAAATCTCCTTGTGACTAACCAGGACTGGCAGAAGTTACAAGAAGAGCTGCATGCAAGAGATTGGCATTCAAATCAGCAATTCTGGGGCAGCTGAGTAGGCATgtgaaaaataggaattttctGTACTGATGTGATGCaacatagatatatatatacacacacacacaaacatgcaTTTTTGGATACATATCGCAATGGAAAACCACTGAAGGAAGAGCGATCAtcaaaattctgcaaaattaatttccagtaTTGAAACAAAGGATAAGCATGATTGTCAACTACCACTTAGCAGAAACTGTCTTCATCAGGTGCCTTATTCTTCCAGTGCACTGGCAAAAATGAACAGTTGTTCGAGTAGAACCTATGCTGCAAAACTAAGTTCCCTAATTCAATGATTTATCATTAGACATTCACCTATCAGAGACATTTCTCAGTTCTGATGCTTTAAATACACCAGTCTGATAGGCCATCCTCTAGTTTTCCATGGCATTTAACTTCCATTAATGCTGTCAATGATATTTAAGCCTTCCACCCACATCCCATCTCTCCCTTAAAGACTTTTGAGTAAAATCAGGGAAAaagctcttttccttttaaaacctTACTGCAGGCATCTTTCAGCTGAagaatgaaggggaaaaaacatgcCGTATTACAAAGCTGCCTCTACTAGCTGCTCTAAAATTATTCTGTGGGGAAAGAAAGGATACTACACAATCTTGGGGAAGGGAATCACTGGGAAATCAAGGTGACAATAGCACAAGAGCAATGCATATGAGATTAACGTACAAAGATAAGTCAGGCAGGAAAAGACTGAGTGAAAACAGGCATCTTCTGAAAACAGGAGTGACCTGACTTCAAGCAAGCAAGGTATTTGCCCCACAGTTTCTGAAAAGTCATTGGAAGTTCTGATTTTGCTCTTTCTTCATCTGTTTAACACCTACTTAGAGTATAAAACATAATGCTGCCTGGTAAATTGTTTCAGCTACACAATAATATTATAAACATCTTACTTTGATTTTCTGTTGTAATCATTATTGCGTAGGCTTCTAATGGACCATTCAGTGAACCAAAATCAGAGAATTCAACAGACAATGAGCTGTGGCTGATGGCCTTGACTGAAGGAACTTCAGTTGGAGGAGGTGGGTCTatcaacaaaaacattttttagtACATTAAACACTGATAAAAGTTCTCCAATAAGAAAAAGCCATTATACCAACACTGTTCACATAATGTATATTTATTGTGCATCACATTAGACTATGAATTAATGTAGTGTTTTATTCATAATCTGCAGGTTGGTGATGCAGTGCATACCAAGTCTGGTATTCTGCAACCATTAAGTTAACATTTTTGTCCTACAAGTACCTTTCATTCTCAGATCTTAATGCTTACCAGTAATGCTGGTGTGACACAACTTGGTCACTGGAGAGCTTTCTCTGCCATTTGAAAGAGTTGTGATAGTAACATTATAGGTGCTGAAAAAATGTAAACTTGCTATTTCGAAGGTTTGCTCAGGGTCTTCTGCCGTGCAGTTTGGAGGCAATTCTAGAGTACTTGTATTAGATATTTCAATTCTGAAGCCAGCGTAGTTACCAGAAGGACACTTCCACTTCAGCTTTAGGAAAGGTTGCTTGGCCACCGGTTCACACTGAAATGAATTCACTGAGAGAGGTactgccaaaagaaaaaagaatgacaaaaaaGGAGGAGTAAGAAATCAAGCCTTGCCCTTAATAGAAACAGCTGTCTATTTATATGTTATGTGTATAAATGCTTGGAAAACTTCAGCATTCCCTTCCCCTTTTAAAAGATGGCTACATGGCACATATTGCCTACACAAGGATTTGTTACCCCATGAGGAAGATAACTATTTAACACAGTACACAGACCTATTCTGTGCTCTTTACCTCTTCTACAGACAGGGTTACTGGGAAAATTTAGGTTATCTATCAAGATcaacaacattttcaaaatattgttCAACCATTCAACATATTACTCTATGAACATTTTTAGAGTAGTATGTAGACTGCCACTAAATTCctctaaaattattaaaaactcTTAGTGGCCAACAAATAAGAGAATTAATTTAATCTCTGTCCATTAAGAGTACAGCAGGAGCCATCCTTAAAAGCAGCAACGGTAACAAGTCAGTTTGGGCGAGAGTCTTCTAGGACACGATATAAAAATTGCAACCTTATGACCAGATACTGAAACATAGTTAAGTATTGTAGCTGTAACACTGAGAAGAAAGATTCCTCTAAACTAAACGTCTTATAAAACTTGGCCTAGAGGACCAAAACATTTATAAATTGACAATTACAACACACAAcaaatttatttcctctctcaGTAAGTATTCGGTATTTGCAAATACAGGGGTAATAGACTGatctattaaattattttgttattagAAGGGgtattattttaagaaactaAGGAGCAGCACAATTGTGTACCAGAAGTAATAGATTTAGTAAAAACAGATGTGAGTGACTAGAACTTGAActgaattttataaatatttatttttcttcagtaacaCTGTCAGTTATTCCTACAAATACAGTGTAATTATAGGAGATTACAGACAAACCCTGGAACACCACCTCTGACACCTGGTGACAAGGGATGCCTGGTTTCTAGAGGAGTCATGACTTTTTATCTCTGTCCTGTAGGAATAGTTAGATGAAGTATCATCAGTGCTCCATGGGAAGATATCAAAGACCAGCACACTCTACCCCAATATAGAAGAAAAACCCGGGCCCTGTGCAAGTCAAAAAGAGACTCCAGAAACACTCAGGAATATTTTGTGACAGACAAAAAAAGCAGAGGCACAACTATGTTTCCATGTTTTAGTCAGACTCAGAATTTTGAGTAGCCAAGCAGGACCTTCAGAGTACGAGCAACTCCGCAAGTTCATCCCAGAGCCCCTTAGGAAAACCCACTCGGGAGCTCTGGGCCACATACACTTCACCTCAGCCAAAATgggacaaaacaaaataaaggacAAGGCAGTGTCACAACAAGGAGGAAAATACAATGCCTAACATGAGGAATGCAGCAGTAACTCAGCCTTCTCCTGTTGGCTGATGGGCTGAGCAAAGCAGGAGGGCTGACAGCCATCCCATCCAATTCTGCCCAAGCTCAGCTGTATCCAGGGGCCTCCAAAGGGGGAAATTTCCCAGGCATACTCTGTGGGAAGCCTTCCAAATAAGGACCCGAGAGGCTCACCTAGAGGAAACAGAGAGCAACAAAACCCCCTGCAAAGAACTCCCTACCACACAGTACTATTGTTGTCTCCAGGTAGGCTGTATGCAGAACTTCTGGCTAATGTAATATTGTATTTCAAACCCTGAGCAGGTAAGCAGAACTCTGTcctgcacagcaaagcacagacCACCAGCAACAGCGACGCAAAAAACTATGACTTACTTGTACACAGGTCTATGGACAGGGCGTCACCTTTTGTCTCATCATCAGCTGCTACAGCAAATACTGTGAAGTTGTACATTGTTCCAGGGATTAACTCAGTAATTTCTGCTTTGGTTTCATTGAATCTCCAGTTCTCCACAAATGTACCATTTACAATCTCTATCCTGTACGTGTAGGACTCAGAAGCACTGTCAGTCACCTCCCATTTTAAGGTGACAGAAGTCACACCAATGGATTCTGCTGTGAGATTATGAACCGGGCTGGGCCCTGTGAAAGGCAAAGCAAGAACGCATCAACCTGCAAGAACAGCTGCTCACAGACATGCAAACAAGAAACACAGCCACACCAGGCCTTCAATTCCCTCACATCACTCATGGCCCAGACTGCAGGAACATCCCAGCAGCATCACCAGACACTCCTGGAGGCTGCTGCACCAGTGGGCAGCTAAGACACAACTGAAGACAGCCATTCCAAGTGGCATTCCCCTCCCTTTGACACTCCAAAATACAGGCTTGGGGCACCGCTGAAGCAAGAGCTCCCAGGGAATCCAGACAGGTGGACAAGAAAGGGATGGGTATGGTTGGCAATGCAGGCAATCTCAGTTTGGTTGATTGCTCAGTTTTTAGTTTAGCTCTTGTTCTGGAGGACCTTTTGTTTCATGGTGGGGGGTCAGGAGGAAGTTTGGTGGTCAATAAgtaaatcaatcaatcaatcaatcaagGCTATGCTGCTTCTCTACATGAATCACTCACTCTGAGCCTCTGGTTCAGGTAAGGCTCCTATTAAATTACAACCTCGGGCAGGTGGGCAAAGCCCTGTcctgcacagcaaagcacagacCACCAGGAAGAGGgatgaaaaaaacctgtgacTTACTTGTATACAGGTCTTTGGTCACACCTTCTCCTTCTGTCTTATTATCAGCTGCTACAGCAAATACTGTGAACTTGTACGGTGTCCCAGGGATTAAGCCGGTAATTTCTGCTACGGTTTCATTGGTCGTCTGGTTCACCAAAAGTGTATTGTCTGTGCCATTTACAACCTCTATCCTGTACGTGTAGGAGCCAGAAGCACTGTCATTCATCTCCCATTTTAGCTTGACAGAAGTCACACCAATGGATTCTGCTGTGAGATTATGAACCGGGCTGGGCCCTGTGAAAGGCAAAGCAACAACTCATCAACCTGCAAGAACAGCTGCTCACAGACATGCAAACAAGAAACACAGCCAACACCAGGCCTTCAATTCCCTCACACCACTCATGGTCCAGACTGCAGGTGCACCCCAATAGCATCACCAGGCATTCCTGCAGGCTTTTGCATTAATAGCTGGGGAACAGGAAATTGAGAATGAGCCATCTCAAGCATGACTCGTTTTCCTTTCATAGGCAAAGTCAAGAAGGGGGCATAGGCCACCCTGGAGCCACCACTTGCAGGGCTTCACCTGGCAAGCCAAAAAGGTAGACAGGAAGGAGAGAATATGGGAGGGGAAAGATGCTAGTGGTGCCAGTCTGTACAGCAAAATATAAGGAAGATGAAATATCACTAGAAGAGGATTAGCAGTGATGATTCAGACACTCTTCTCCAATTCTCATGCCCTGCACTTCACTTCCATACAAGAGGAAACCATCTCCAGACTTTCTGGAGACACTTTCTCCAGCCCCCTATTCTTTCTGCATCTTTAAAAGAGGGTAATTAGTCATTACAGACAGACAGCACAGGGGAGACTTCTGGGCACTGACTGGTCAGCTAGGATCATACATGCAGGCACAattcaggaaaacacaaatgaCAGGAACACCCATCTATTCGCCTTCAAATGCACTTTATGCAATCAGGCTGGGCTACTGCCTTGCAAGCCAGCTCCAAAATGGTCCCTCCAACACCACATGTCAAGACTTTTAATGTTCAGCATGGCAAAGGTGCTAGATAGCCAAAGGAGTTCTCCTGATCTAGCACTGCCTGAATCTCTCAGCTGGTTGCACCACAAAGGCAGCTATAGGCCCCCAAATCACACAGGTTCACCCAGCACAGTACACTTTTTGTGGGAGCCTCTTAAATGAGAATCTCAGGCCCCCATACTCTAGGAAGCAATCACAAATGTCCCTTTCCCAAATCTGCAAGAGATCAGTGCTCAGAGAAAAGTCCCTTCTCTTGGCTGACAGTCTTGGAGCAAGCTTTACCAACAGCTTTATACCAGGGCAATTCTGCTTCTACAATAACATCTGATGTTTGGAGAGTGGCCATCttcagctccaggatggaatCCCCAACTGCCTGAAAGAGGCTTAAATTACAACCCTTGGGAGGGTGAGCAGAGCCCCATGTtgcacagcaaagcacagacCACCAGGAACAAGGATGCAAAAAACTGCGACTTACTTGTATACTGCTCTATGGTCACACCTTCTCCTTCTGTCTTATTATCAGCTGCTACAGCAAATACTGTGAAGTTGTACAGGGTCCCAGGGATTAAGCCGGTAATTTCTGCTTTGGTTTCATTGGTTGTCTGGTTCACCAAAAGCGTATTGTCTGTGCCATTTACAACCTCTATCCTGTACGTGTAGGAGTCAGAAGCACTGTCAGTCACCTCCCATTTTAAGGTGACAGAAGTCACACCAATGGATTCTGCTGTGAGATTATGAACTGGGCTGGGCCCTGTGAAAGGCAAAACAACAACCTGtcaaaaacagaaataaagaagagCCACAGCCACATTTCCCTATTCCACACAGAATGAGCATCACTTGGAGCCAAGTGTCACTTCTCTGTTTGAGGCATTTCTAGAAAGGTCATAGGAACTTCAGGGGATATTCTATTTCATTTCATATGCAACAATTCCTTGTTTCCACAGTGGTTTTCCAGATAGAGAAACAGATGGAAATCAGGGAAAGAAACAGTCCAAGCTGATCTTGGTCTGTTAACGCTAAATCATGCCCAGGAGTCTCAATTTGAGACCTTCAGCCTAAACTCTCCTCAATATCAGGAGAAAGAAATGGGCTTCTGGAGCAGGTCCAACAGCTGACACACCTTAGGGGGTGTGCAAGGCCAACTCAGCACCAATTCCAGACAGATAAAACTCACTACAGGCAGCATAGAAAGCTTATCGACTCAGTAGCAGTTCTACAACACACTCCACTAATTACTTTGTAGAGACAGTGCCTGTTGTCTTTGCATTTCTGAGCTAGACACAAAAGTAGTGTTTCCTCCTATCCCATATATCTGGTCTGGGAAAAAAGGTGCCCTGGAACAAACCCAGTGAGATTGACACCACACTTGATAATACAACCCTAGGAAGTGAGTCAGTCACAGCCCACAGGAACCTCAGGCCCCAAACTCTGCAAAGAGTCCAAAACGATCTTTAAGAACAAAATGACTCCGTGACCATGGCACCACATCTCTGAACAGCATATCTTTTGCTATGAGCTGTGACAACCCACTCCCAGAGGCATTGTGAGGGGTATATTCAGACCTCAAGTGTCTAGGAAAAGTCACACTGCGGTAGCAGCTGAATCTCTACATAGTCTTGAGTAGACATGAAGATGAAATAACTGATGAAATAACAGGTGGCACATGCAAGCACAGACAATTTTAGTCCATTTGCAAAGACTACTGCATTCAAGCACACACAAATCTGGAACAAAAAAGCAACATCACAACGAGAAATAGGACAAAAGtggaaaaccaaagaaacaaagcagaggAATTTGGTACAACCAGCATGGTTACGTGCAATTGTAGACACCATTTACTTACTTGTATACAGGTCTATGGGCTCGCCTTCTCCTTCTGTCTCATTATCAGCTGCTACCGTAAACACTGTGAAGTTGTACAGTGTCCCAGCGGTTAAATTGGTAATTTCTGCTTTGGTGTCACTGAATGTCCGGTTCTCCTCAAATGTACCATTTACAATCTCTATCCTGTACGTGTAGGACTCAGAAGCACTGTCAGTCACCTCCCATTTTAAGGTGACAGAAGTCACACCGATGGATTCTGCTGTGAGATTATGAACCGGGTTGGGTCCTGTGAAAGGCAAAGCAACAACTCATCAACCTGCAAGAACAGCTGCTCACAGACATGCAAACAAGAAACACAGCCACACCAGGTCTTCAATTCCCTCACATCACTCATGGTCCAGACTGCAGGAACATCCCAACAGCACCACCAGCCACTCCTGGAGGCTGCTGCACCAGTGGGCAGCTAAGACACAACTGAAGACAGCCATTCCAAGTGGCATTCCCCTCCCTTTGACACTCCAAAATATAGGCTTTGGGCACCGTTGAAGCAAGAGCTCCCAGGGAATCCAGACAGGTGGACATGAAAGGGATGGGTATGGTTGGCAATGCAGGCAATCTCAATTTGGTTGATTGCTCAGTTTTTAGTTTAGTTCTTGTTGTGGAGGATCTTTTGTTTCATGGTGGGGGGTTAGAGGAAGTTTGGCGGTCAATAAGTAAATCAATCAGTCAATCAAGGCTATGCTTCTTCTCTACATGAATCACTCACTCTGAGCCTCTGGCTCAGGTAAGGCTCCTATTAAATTACAACCTCGGGCAGGTGGGCAAAGCCCTGTcctgcacagcaaagcacagacCACCAGGAAGAGGgatgaaaaaaacctgtgacTTACTTGTATACTGGTCTATGGTCACACCTTCTCCTTCTGTCTTATTATCAGCTGCTACAGCAAATACTGTGAACTTGTACGGTGTCCCAGGGATTAAGTCGGTAATTTCTGCTACAGTTTCATTGGATGGCTGGTTCATCAAAACTGTATTGTCTGTGCCATTTACAACCTCTATCCTGTACGTGTAGGAGCCAGAAGCACTGTCTGTCACCTCCCATTTTAGGGTGACAAAAGTCACACCAATGGATTCTGCTGTGAGATTATGAAccgggctgggctctgtgaaAGGCAAAGCAACAACTCATCAACCTGCAAGAACAGCTGCTCACAGACATGCAAACAAGAAACACAGCCACACCTGTGCTTCACTGAGCAGCTAAAAGAGAACTGAACCAAAACCTCACTAAGGGGCATCCACATCCCTTTGACACCCTAAAACTTAAGCACAGCCCATCACAATGATTCACAAGGACCGAACTCCTAAGGCTTCTCTTGGGAATACAGAGGTAGGCAGGAAAGTGATTGAGTAGAATCTAAATTTACTTAGAAGGGGCCTACAGCTACCCTCATCCAACTACCTGACCACCTCATGCCTCATCAAAAGCTAAAGCATATTACTAAGAGTATTATCCAGATGTCTCAAACACAGAAGGGCTTGAGGCACTGACCCCCTCTCCAGGAAGCCTATTCCAGTGTTTGAACCCCCTATCaataaagaaatgcttcctaatgtcaagcccaaacctcccctgagGCAGCTTTGAACAATTCCCACTCCTCATATTCCTGGATACCAGAGAATAGAGATCAGCCTCTCTCTGCATTTCTCCACCTGAGGAAGCTGAAGAGAACAATGAGGTCACCCCCTCAAACCT
This region of Catharus ustulatus isolate bCatUst1 chromosome 6, bCatUst1.pri.v2, whole genome shotgun sequence genomic DNA includes:
- the PTPRJ gene encoding receptor-type tyrosine-protein phosphatase eta isoform X4 is translated as MRRLPLPCLLLLLLPAEVRCTIACTEDCSSENVTTEPATSNDDLSVNSASGNRISAGRRVIRAASPTDETRGSSPIYDLTAESINVTSVKLKWVVEENASDLNMTYRIEVVNVTDDTLVTNQTTNEIEAEINGLIPGTPYNFTVFPIYDNGTEGEEKSRKIYTRPSPVHNLTAESIGVTSVTLKWEVTDSASGSYTYRIEIVSGTFVENRTFSDTKAEITNLTAGTLYNFTVFTVAADNETEGEGEPIDRYTKPSPVHNLTAESIGVTFVTLKWEVTDSASGSYTYRIEVVNGTDNTVLMNQPSNETVAEITDLIPGTPYKFTVFAVAADNKTEGEGVTIDQYTRPNPVHNLTAESIGVTSVTLKWEVTDSASESYTYRIEIVNGTFEENRTFSDTKAEITNLTAGTLYNFTVFTVAADNETEGEGEPIDLYTRPSPVHNLTAESIGVTSVTLKWEVTDSASDSYTYRIEVVNGTDNTLLVNQTTNETKAEITGLIPGTLYNFTVFAVAADNKTEGEGVTIEQYTRPSPVHNLTAESIGVTSVTLKWEVTDSASESYTYRIEIVNGTFVENWRFNETKAEITELIPGTMYNFTVFAVAADDETKGDALSIDLCTIPLSVNSFQCEPVAKQPFLKLKWKCPSGNYAGFRIEISNTSTLELPPNCTAEDPEQTFEIASLHFFSTYNVTITTLSNGRESSPVTKLCHTSITDPPPPTEVPSVKAISHSSLSVEFSDFGSLNGPLEAYAIMITTENQSSESLKSKLNNTYKDFKKKKTTAYVTYVIKTEPAESHSSRSQNGKNIINVGKGNTMYGYENGPLFPLRSYRACVAGFTNITFVANIIEGEDSYVSFSPCSEPVLLPHDPGVVAGVVIGCLLAIFAVVAIGGFIFWRRRRKDKRNNDVSFSPIKIKKSKMIKVENFESYFKKQQADSNCGFAEEYEELKSAGVQQPKFVAELPENRGKNRYNNVLPYDISRVKLSNQSSGTGDYINASYMPGYNSKKAFIAAQGPLPNTIEDFWQMIWEKNIYSIIMLTKCVEQARTKCEQYWPDKQSKSYGDIIVTMVSEVVLPEWTIRDFTVEKDNSPESHTVRQFHFTSWPDHGVPETTDLLINFRHLVHEYNSQNPVDSPTLVHCSAGVGRTGTFIAIDRLIQQMEMENSVDVYGVVYDLRMHRPLMVQTEDQYVFLNQCVMDIIKSQRERQTDLIYQNVTAMAIYENITPGPAFGKANGYHA